A part of Thermocrinis albus DSM 14484 genomic DNA contains:
- the corA gene encoding magnesium/cobalt transporter CorA: protein MIKLYVNESLGFTERSIDEFTEVPKDRVVWLDVENPTEEEIKWLSSTIGFQMPPREVFGDIEISSKYREEGESIYMSLSFVVQQKDDIKVEPVLFFIKGRYIATLRYRDIPTLLIFLGRAQSQRLFFQFAESVFAEIVKIEVDRIGDRLEILGRRIRNLRKEILQEQSQEVVKDISYYDELNITLRESINEKLRVLSHFVKSPRVNAQTKRDIKTAIDDLSTLLDYTGFYMHKIDSIQNTLLGLISVKQNEAVKVFTVLATVFLPATLIASIYGMNFKHMPELEWRYGYPYALGLMVLVTVALLLWTKKKGWL, encoded by the coding sequence ATGATAAAACTCTACGTTAACGAGAGCTTGGGGTTCACCGAGCGTTCCATAGACGAGTTTACGGAAGTTCCGAAGGACAGGGTGGTGTGGCTGGACGTGGAAAATCCCACCGAAGAGGAGATAAAGTGGTTGAGCAGTACCATAGGGTTTCAGATGCCACCGAGAGAGGTCTTCGGTGATATAGAAATCAGCAGCAAGTACAGAGAAGAGGGAGAGTCCATCTACATGAGTTTATCCTTTGTGGTGCAACAGAAGGATGACATAAAGGTGGAACCTGTTCTCTTCTTCATAAAGGGAAGGTATATAGCCACTCTTCGGTATAGGGACATACCCACTCTCCTCATATTCCTCGGAAGAGCTCAAAGTCAACGGTTGTTCTTTCAGTTTGCTGAGTCAGTTTTTGCAGAGATAGTAAAGATAGAGGTAGACAGAATAGGGGACAGGCTGGAGATACTGGGAAGACGTATAAGAAATCTGAGAAAGGAGATCCTTCAGGAGCAGTCTCAGGAGGTGGTGAAGGACATATCCTACTACGATGAGCTCAACATCACCCTCAGAGAGTCCATAAACGAGAAACTGCGTGTTCTGTCCCACTTTGTAAAGAGCCCTCGGGTGAACGCTCAAACCAAGAGGGATATAAAGACGGCCATAGATGACCTCAGCACTCTTCTGGACTACACGGGCTTTTATATGCACAAGATAGACAGCATCCAGAACACCCTGTTAGGTCTCATATCCGTAAAGCAGAACGAAGCGGTCAAAGTTTTTACCGTGCTGGCTACCGTATTTTTACCTGCTACCCTCATAGCCAGTATATACGGCATGAACTTCAAACACATGCCTGAGCTGGAGTGGAGATATGGTTATCCCTACGCTTTGGGTCTTATGGTGTTGGTAACCGTTGCCTTACTTCTGTGGACCAAAAAAAAGGGATGGCTCTGA
- a CDS encoding ATP-dependent helicase, translated as MLNPSQEKVVKHIGKPLLCIAGAGSGKTRTIAYKVAYLIKDLGIDPENLLVVTFSNKAGQEIKERVRAVTGTVLPWSGTFHSVAVKLLKTYGVKKGFCKPFSLLDRGDADKVLQEILQGRNLGRDQLDKLRKYISDRWEDMMDPYDELMESLMEDYENFLRRNALMDFSYLMKRTVEFLEHFPHVKDHFSYVLVDEFQDTNTVQYYILKGVSRENVCVVGDPN; from the coding sequence ATGCTAAACCCCTCTCAGGAAAAGGTGGTTAAACACATAGGGAAACCTCTTCTCTGCATAGCAGGGGCCGGTTCTGGTAAAACAAGGACCATAGCTTACAAGGTGGCCTATCTGATAAAGGATCTTGGTATAGATCCTGAAAATTTGCTGGTGGTAACTTTCAGTAACAAGGCCGGTCAAGAGATAAAGGAGAGGGTGAGGGCTGTGACGGGTACAGTCCTACCTTGGTCAGGCACCTTTCACTCGGTGGCGGTAAAGCTTTTGAAAACTTATGGTGTCAAAAAAGGTTTTTGTAAGCCCTTCAGTTTGCTGGACAGAGGTGATGCCGACAAAGTTCTGCAGGAGATACTTCAGGGAAGGAACTTAGGAAGGGACCAGCTGGACAAACTGAGAAAGTACATATCAGACAGATGGGAGGATATGATGGACCCTTACGACGAGCTTATGGAGTCCCTTATGGAAGATTACGAGAACTTTCTTAGAAGGAACGCTCTTATGGACTTCTCCTACTTGATGAAGAGGACTGTGGAGTTTCTTGAACACTTTCCCCACGTAAAGGATCACTTTTCCTACGTGCTGGTGGACGAGTTTCAGGACACCAACACAGTCCAGTACTACATACTGAAAGGAGTATCCCGTGAGAACGTGTGTGTAGTGGGGGATCCTAACTAG
- the hflX gene encoding GTPase HflX, which yields MKAILVGIIEREDKKSFRESLEELRELVRAVGGKVIGYIYQRRNSPDVRYFVGAGKAKEIQEVVKGTGADTVVFDTFLTPSQVQNLEDLIDARIMDRGTLVLEIFSRRVRSKTAKLQVELATLTYQLPRLYGKGREMSRLGGGVGTRGPGEQETEIKRRAIKRRIQQIKEELEEIKRQRREQRKRRERYGSDLKVVRVALVGYTNVGKSSLMKVLTGRDVLSADMPFATLDTTTSARLLFPDLKILFTDTVGFIRKLPPELIESFKATLEEVQEADIILHVVDISDSSWIEKVKVVQQVLADLSADEKPVIYVFNKADKLVKEEEQLHELRQQFLMDAPAVIVSAQKGWGIRELLDTIKQVVQQVVKV from the coding sequence ATGAAGGCCATACTGGTGGGAATAATAGAGAGGGAGGATAAAAAAAGCTTCCGAGAGTCTCTTGAAGAGCTCAGGGAGCTGGTGAGAGCCGTAGGTGGAAAGGTGATAGGCTACATCTATCAGAGAAGGAACTCTCCCGACGTGCGCTACTTTGTGGGTGCAGGTAAGGCCAAAGAGATACAGGAGGTGGTGAAAGGGACAGGAGCAGACACGGTAGTCTTTGACACCTTCCTTACACCCTCTCAGGTGCAGAATCTGGAGGATCTCATAGACGCCCGTATAATGGACAGGGGAACCTTGGTGTTGGAGATCTTCTCAAGGCGTGTCAGGAGTAAGACAGCAAAATTACAGGTAGAACTGGCCACACTTACTTACCAGCTTCCGCGCCTTTACGGAAAGGGTAGGGAGATGTCCCGTCTGGGTGGTGGTGTAGGGACGAGAGGTCCCGGTGAACAGGAAACGGAGATAAAGAGGAGAGCCATCAAGAGGCGTATACAGCAGATAAAGGAGGAACTGGAGGAGATAAAGAGGCAGAGAAGAGAGCAGAGAAAGAGGAGGGAACGCTACGGATCCGATCTAAAGGTGGTGAGAGTAGCGCTGGTAGGTTACACCAACGTAGGTAAATCCAGTCTCATGAAGGTACTCACAGGAAGAGATGTGTTGAGTGCAGACATGCCCTTCGCTACCTTGGATACCACCACCAGTGCCCGACTACTGTTCCCTGACCTTAAGATCCTTTTTACCGACACGGTGGGATTCATAAGAAAACTTCCGCCGGAACTCATAGAGTCTTTCAAAGCCACCTTGGAGGAGGTCCAGGAGGCGGATATAATACTTCACGTTGTGGACATATCTGACAGCTCGTGGATAGAAAAAGTAAAGGTGGTACAGCAAGTTCTGGCGGATCTGTCGGCAGACGAGAAGCCCGTCATATATGTCTTCAACAAGGCTGACAAGTTGGTAAAGGAGGAAGAACAGCTTCATGAGCTGCGCCAACAGTTTCTTATGGATGCTCCCGCCGTAATAGTTTCTGCCCAGAAGGGTTGGGGTATCAGGGAGCTTCTGGATACCATAAAGCAGGTGGTACAGCAGGTGGTAAAGGTATGA
- the trmFO gene encoding FADH(2)-oxidizing methylenetetrahydrofolate--tRNA-(uracil(54)-C(5))-methyltransferase TrmFO: MERVVVIGGGLAGSEAAYRLAEEGFQVILYEMRPQRSTPAHSTDRLAELVCSNTFGSTELTTGAGLLKAEMRLLGSLVLRCAESYSVPAGTALAVDRELFSSAVTEIIQNHPRIRVIREEVKKVPRDEVVVVATGPLTSQDLAEDIKELVGFDYLYFYDAIAPIVEADSVDFTKGFWGSRYGKGGEEDYFNCVLTEEEYRVFYQELLKAQKVPLKDFEKAVYFEGCMPIEALAERGYKTLLFGPMKPVGLVDPRTGKEPFAVVQLRKENKEGTLLSLVGFQTRMTYQEQKRVLRLIPCLRNAVFVRLGSMHRNTFIQSNRVLTPFLNMRKYPNIFFAGQITGVEGYVASAATGILAGINAGRFLKGEDLVVPPEDTMLGALVRYITSKEGQLQPMSPVMGLLPPLQEKVKDKKLKRELMARRALTSMQRWIEENLRVVYI; the protein is encoded by the coding sequence ATGGAAAGGGTCGTAGTGATAGGTGGAGGTCTGGCAGGCAGTGAGGCAGCTTACAGGTTGGCAGAGGAAGGTTTTCAGGTTATCCTCTACGAGATGAGACCACAGAGGAGCACACCAGCCCACAGTACAGACCGGCTGGCGGAACTGGTATGTAGTAACACCTTTGGCAGTACAGAACTCACCACAGGTGCAGGCCTCCTTAAGGCAGAGATGCGCCTTTTGGGATCTTTGGTACTGAGGTGTGCAGAAAGCTACAGCGTTCCGGCAGGTACTGCCCTGGCGGTAGACAGAGAGCTGTTTTCCAGTGCGGTGACGGAAATTATCCAGAACCACCCTCGCATAAGGGTGATAAGGGAGGAGGTCAAGAAAGTACCCAGAGACGAGGTGGTGGTGGTGGCTACAGGTCCCCTTACTTCCCAAGACCTGGCGGAGGACATAAAGGAGCTGGTTGGCTTTGATTACCTCTACTTTTACGATGCCATAGCTCCTATAGTGGAGGCTGACAGTGTGGACTTTACCAAGGGTTTCTGGGGATCTCGCTACGGTAAAGGTGGAGAAGAGGATTACTTTAACTGTGTGCTTACGGAGGAAGAGTACAGAGTTTTCTACCAAGAACTTCTAAAGGCCCAGAAGGTCCCCCTTAAGGACTTTGAGAAGGCGGTATACTTTGAAGGGTGTATGCCCATAGAGGCCCTTGCGGAAAGAGGATACAAAACCCTCCTGTTTGGTCCTATGAAACCTGTAGGACTCGTAGATCCAAGGACAGGGAAGGAACCTTTTGCTGTAGTGCAGCTGAGGAAAGAAAACAAAGAAGGTACTCTCCTCTCTCTGGTAGGTTTTCAGACGAGGATGACCTATCAGGAGCAGAAGAGGGTTCTACGCCTCATACCGTGCCTGAGAAACGCTGTTTTCGTTCGCCTCGGTTCTATGCACAGGAACACTTTCATCCAGTCTAACAGAGTCCTTACACCTTTCCTCAACATGAGAAAGTATCCCAACATCTTTTTTGCAGGTCAGATAACGGGTGTGGAAGGTTACGTGGCTTCCGCGGCTACAGGTATACTGGCCGGCATAAACGCAGGTAGATTTCTGAAGGGAGAGGATCTTGTGGTACCACCCGAGGACACTATGTTGGGCGCTCTTGTGAGATACATCACCTCTAAGGAAGGACAGCTACAACCTATGTCGCCTGTTATGGGCCTCTTGCCTCCCCTTCAGGAGAAGGTAAAGGACAAGAAACTGAAGAGAGAACTGATGGCTCGCAGAGCCCTCACCAGTATGCAAAGATGGATTGAAGAAAACTTGAGGGTAGTGTATATTTAA
- a CDS encoding ROK family protein, producing MALRRIKGVDIGGTFVKVVHHDGRREKFYVHHLVTDREAFLREIKRIVDDGRPEVVGVAVAGFTSTHGVVDRSPNIPALDGVNLREFLEEDGRKVIVMNDVTAGAYGEWFYHHTDSKVLLLVAIGTGLGAGLVIDGRPFLGACGSALELGHHILEKDGQQCHCGRRGCWEAYCSSYGLENIYRRLTGEHLHHTEIVKVALQGEEKALESVQIMLDYMVTGIMNALHLFNPDRVVLAGGMVEALKPWLGNLEEEVRKRAEKLPANCFSLHFSSEGEFCMALGALALAQDHI from the coding sequence ATGGCTCTGAGGAGAATAAAAGGGGTAGACATAGGTGGGACCTTCGTTAAAGTGGTTCATCACGACGGTAGAAGAGAGAAGTTCTACGTGCATCACTTAGTGACAGATAGAGAAGCCTTTCTACGGGAGATAAAGAGGATAGTGGATGACGGCAGACCTGAGGTGGTGGGTGTAGCTGTGGCGGGTTTTACATCCACCCATGGTGTAGTGGACAGATCTCCCAACATACCCGCTTTGGACGGTGTGAACCTCAGGGAGTTTTTAGAAGAAGATGGGCGAAAGGTGATAGTGATGAACGACGTGACAGCTGGGGCTTATGGCGAATGGTTCTATCATCACACCGACAGCAAGGTTCTCCTTCTCGTGGCTATAGGAACCGGTCTGGGTGCAGGTCTCGTGATAGATGGGAGGCCCTTTCTTGGTGCGTGTGGCAGTGCTCTTGAACTGGGTCACCACATACTGGAAAAGGACGGACAGCAGTGTCACTGTGGAAGGAGAGGATGTTGGGAAGCTTACTGTTCTTCCTATGGCCTTGAGAACATCTACAGAAGACTCACTGGGGAGCATCTTCATCACACTGAGATAGTAAAGGTGGCACTACAGGGTGAAGAAAAGGCTCTAGAAAGCGTACAGATCATGTTGGACTACATGGTAACTGGTATTATGAACGCTCTTCACCTCTTTAACCCAGATAGGGTGGTTCTGGCAGGTGGTATGGTGGAGGCCCTGAAACCATGGCTGGGTAATCTGGAAGAGGAGGTAAGGAAACGTGCCGAGAAACTACCTGCTAACTGCTTTAGTCTTCACTTCTCTTCCGAGGGGGAGTTTTGCATGGCGTTGGGTGCCCTTGCTCTCGCACAGGATCATATTTGA
- a CDS encoding EscU/YscU/HrcU family type III secretion system export apparatus switch protein, translating to MERKKAVALRYHQEKDRAPVVVAKGMGDVAEKILQLAKEYGVPVVEDPQLVTALMGVELLEEIPPRLYRAVAQILLFVRKVTQQKGS from the coding sequence GTGGAGAGAAAGAAGGCGGTAGCTCTGAGGTACCATCAGGAAAAGGACAGGGCACCAGTGGTGGTAGCCAAGGGTATGGGGGACGTAGCGGAGAAGATACTTCAGTTGGCTAAAGAATACGGTGTTCCTGTAGTGGAGGATCCACAGCTGGTCACCGCTCTCATGGGGGTGGAGCTTCTGGAGGAGATACCACCCCGCCTTTATAGAGCAGTGGCCCAAATCCTTCTGTTTGTTAGGAAAGTTACGCAACAAAAAGGCTCTTGA
- the hfq gene encoding RNA chaperone Hfq: MERNANLQDEFIEDCRRKNATVTIFLTRGNRITGKILDHDKYTVLVEVEGEPNLIYKHAISTIVPSG, encoded by the coding sequence ATGGAGAGGAACGCCAACCTGCAGGATGAGTTCATAGAGGACTGCAGGAGGAAGAACGCTACGGTGACCATATTCCTCACGCGAGGGAACCGAATAACCGGCAAGATACTGGATCACGACAAGTACACAGTCCTCGTGGAGGTAGAAGGGGAGCCTAACCTCATATACAAACACGCTATAAGCACCATAGTGCCATCTGGATAG
- a CDS encoding ATP-dependent helicase: protein MVKLEINYRSGGYIVQVANAVVASSEVAWKDLVPVLVSAKGEGSKPVVRRFEREDEEASWIANKIKELSPSYPLSRIAILVRTSYVTEAIERALFSARIPYKVVGTLRFFERAEVKDVLSPFMILANRSNSVAFRRFLQAFSQNLGDKSWEKIQAFYKGDWIEASQMALKHLRPSAAQSLHHLIVLLRILQKNIEDYPTALENFLDAVGYMEDLSEERRKNVQELLLYLKARKREGYSWEDVVEEVTLLSGEEEEQDAVRIMTIHASKGLEFDVVFLPRLEEGILPHEKSIEEDRLEEERRLFYVGITRARELLFMSYTREKSKPSRFLSCIPKNLLDLSAFVKKEKGQLTWRAGQKVQHRVFGIGHVVRVEGPRVIVRFKDGEKSIYSAFLEPVE from the coding sequence GTGGTTAAGCTGGAAATCAACTATAGATCAGGAGGGTATATCGTACAGGTGGCCAATGCGGTAGTGGCCTCCTCTGAAGTGGCATGGAAGGATCTTGTTCCTGTTTTGGTATCTGCCAAAGGTGAAGGTTCAAAACCTGTGGTCAGGAGGTTTGAAAGGGAGGACGAAGAAGCAAGTTGGATAGCCAACAAGATAAAAGAACTCTCCCCGAGCTACCCCCTCTCCCGGATAGCTATACTGGTGAGAACCAGCTACGTGACAGAAGCCATAGAGAGAGCTCTCTTTTCCGCCCGTATACCCTACAAGGTGGTTGGGACCTTGCGTTTCTTTGAGAGGGCAGAGGTGAAGGACGTTCTCTCACCCTTCATGATACTGGCCAACAGAAGTAACAGTGTGGCCTTTCGTAGATTTCTCCAGGCCTTCTCCCAAAATCTGGGAGATAAGTCTTGGGAGAAGATACAAGCCTTTTACAAAGGTGACTGGATAGAGGCCTCCCAGATGGCTCTGAAGCATCTGAGACCATCCGCTGCTCAGAGTTTGCACCACCTTATAGTTCTCCTGAGAATCCTTCAGAAGAACATAGAGGACTATCCCACCGCTTTGGAGAACTTTCTAGACGCTGTTGGTTACATGGAAGACCTATCAGAAGAAAGACGGAAGAATGTCCAAGAGCTTTTGCTGTATCTGAAAGCCAGAAAAAGAGAAGGTTACAGCTGGGAGGACGTGGTGGAAGAAGTTACACTCTTGTCAGGAGAAGAAGAAGAACAGGATGCGGTGCGCATTATGACTATCCACGCCAGCAAAGGCCTTGAGTTTGATGTGGTGTTTTTACCAAGACTTGAGGAGGGGATACTGCCTCACGAAAAGTCTATAGAGGAGGATCGTCTGGAAGAAGAGAGGCGACTCTTCTACGTGGGTATAACCCGTGCCAGAGAACTTCTCTTTATGAGTTACACACGAGAGAAATCAAAGCCAAGTAGGTTCCTCTCCTGCATACCCAAAAACCTGCTGGATCTTTCTGCCTTCGTTAAGAAAGAAAAGGGACAGCTCACCTGGAGGGCGGGACAAAAAGTTCAACACCGTGTTTTCGGTATAGGCCATGTGGTGAGGGTAGAGGGGCCCAGGGTGATAGTGAGGTTCAAGGACGGAGAGAAAAGTATCTATTCTGCTTTCTTGGAACCCGTAGAGTAA
- a CDS encoding flagellar hook-length control protein FliK — translation MEIRRVEGVFLEHAIDTSQGYRAQEASSHLRIKLASTVPEVLLSALRDGSIRGRVLDVKGGVIRILLEGGYEIMANNKLSIDLRVGDLLDMMVERGTESVVLRVVKLIRFQGAPSLMEFILQPPTAWVHWRGEDLRSFLWNSGIFYEKKLVKLLLGDIKPEELMEDAKAKLILSGSKEGVKAVQAAQWVMAQHGVLVVSWEMDEEGERRGYIFLKADDQYRVMVDLRTGVGRLLVLVQAPRKDDIPWVRVTFVTPSQYLMEKLESSLEDLRSMLREEGVELRDLQVKPCSEEEIPFIMRDFLPDSGIHMVV, via the coding sequence ATGGAGATAAGGCGTGTAGAGGGGGTTTTTCTGGAGCATGCCATAGATACATCTCAGGGGTATAGAGCACAGGAGGCATCGTCCCATCTTAGGATAAAACTGGCGTCCACTGTACCTGAAGTACTCCTGAGTGCGTTAAGGGATGGGAGCATAAGAGGTCGTGTTCTCGATGTGAAGGGAGGAGTCATCAGGATACTCTTGGAAGGAGGGTACGAGATAATGGCCAACAACAAACTCTCCATTGATCTAAGGGTGGGTGATCTTCTGGACATGATGGTAGAGAGAGGTACGGAGAGCGTGGTGTTACGGGTTGTAAAGCTCATAAGGTTTCAGGGTGCACCATCTCTAATGGAGTTTATCCTCCAACCACCAACCGCGTGGGTTCACTGGAGAGGTGAGGATCTGAGGAGTTTTCTGTGGAATTCTGGCATCTTTTACGAAAAAAAGCTTGTCAAGCTTCTGCTGGGAGACATAAAACCGGAAGAACTGATGGAAGATGCAAAAGCCAAGCTTATCTTATCCGGTTCGAAGGAAGGAGTGAAAGCGGTGCAGGCTGCTCAATGGGTTATGGCCCAGCACGGTGTCCTTGTGGTAAGCTGGGAGATGGATGAGGAGGGAGAAAGAAGAGGCTACATTTTTTTAAAAGCGGATGATCAGTACAGGGTAATGGTGGACCTGAGAACTGGAGTAGGACGCCTTCTGGTGCTTGTGCAAGCACCACGCAAGGATGACATACCGTGGGTTCGCGTCACCTTCGTCACACCCTCCCAGTATCTCATGGAAAAATTGGAGTCCTCGCTGGAGGATCTAAGGTCTATGCTGAGGGAGGAAGGTGTGGAGCTCAGAGATCTACAGGTGAAGCCGTGCTCCGAGGAGGAGATCCCCTTCATCATGAGGGATTTTCTGCCCGATAGTGGTATACATATGGTGGTTTAA